GAGTCTGAGTCTGGCAGTGGTCTTGAGCTTTTTCTTGGTCAGTGCTAATTTTCTGGGTTTGGTCACAGCCATGGCCATGGGACGTCTCCTGGTTCGATTCGTGAATCAGGGTTCGGCTATGGCAGTGAGTAGTCTGGGTTTTGGCCATTCCCTGGTCAGTGCAGTCGGTCTGGGTTTTGGCATAGCATTGAGTTTGAGTCTGTCCCGTTGTGCTGTGAGTTAGGTGAGCCCAGCTAGTCACCTCGGTCGACATTTTCTGGCCCAATGAGTTTGATTGGTTGCATGATTGCTCCTCACACTGTTTGTAGCACTGAGCTGAGGCCATGGCGATGGTTATTGCGGCAGGCACAACACAAGACCGCTTCTAATGAATCCTCTAGAGGCTAATTTGTGCTTGCTTGGTGCTAGAAGAAGGCTGTGCATgagcatatatatataggctTGGGGTGAGTGGGAGTTTTTGCTTTTGAAGCCTTTTTCACATCAAATCAATCTTTGAATCTCCTTTTGCGACATTGGTCGAAATGCAGCACCAAATTATTCCTctaatcaagaaagaaaaaataatctgTCTTTggctaaaaaacataaattctaTACGTGTTCTTCTGGCCAATATGATATGAAAGGCAGTGGGCGACACCGTTGTTCGATTTTCAGCCAAAGAAATTTATGAGTGGGGTACTGAGAACGTTAAGTGGGAATATAAGTTGGTTCCTTACTTACGAAATTAGAAAAAGCAAAATGGCTTCCATCCCATATATAGGTTTGTGTTTCTAATTGATCTGTAGATGTGGAAGTGTTATCTAATTTTGTAGAACTTTCATTTTCACCCCCACACAAAAGAGGTTCTCGTTTTTTTGGGACATTGTTATTATGAGTTGCTTCTTGCCCAAATCTAGGGCTACAAACTAGTCCAAGAGTCAATTGAGAGTTTTTCCTAGCTGGATTAATGTCGAGTTAAGTTTGAACTTCTTGGTGTTTGACTTGCTAAGTTTATAGTTGAATTTaagtattataataaatatggaaaagttaaaaattttgtatttatatttttaaatttttattttctaactttgaatataagataaaaggtaattgataaatatataaatttcaagttttaatgtaatttcttAATTTGCACTTAAGTAAGTTTAAGTCTACAATTTCTCAATTtgtcaaactcgaattaaataaaattcagtttgactcgtttacaattttatataaacttacatataaaataaaaatccaattaaaaagaacaaacatgtattatattttattctaaccCAACGTAACCTGCTTAACCTAATTATCAATTGATAAATCAATATTATCACCATGTTTCTTAAATAGCAAATGAATATATTGAGATAATTGGTGTTATATACCTTCAACACATTGAGATTAATCTGTTGAGCTAAGGCCATGGGCCTTGTTTTGGTCGAGACAAGTAACTGGATTAGGCCATACTCTCAGGTTTTGTTTTGGTCATGAAGTAAGTCTGGGTTAGGCTATTGGACACACTTTGCCATTGGACATTCCCATGCCTGGATTCTGTGTTTGGGCTCGATGAGTGGTAAAGGTTTTTGCAGCTAATGACCGAAGTGCCCAGCTGGCCACCTTggactttttttgttttttttttaagttttgtcacATCAGTCTGCTTTACAATATTGGTCTGATAAGGATTTATGCTCGATCCACAAGTAAAGCATCCAAATGGACCAAAtcgattattaaaatttagaaacagTAAAAATTCCACTCCCACATTTCTTTGAGGCTAATGTATTAGCCTtcaatcttttgtttttattaaggAAATTTGCCTTCGGCGCATTGAAAACCTAGCAGATGTTACAGAATATCTGAAAGAATACGCACTAGTATTCTTCTCTACAGCCAGGAAATATGGACTAAAATAATTGGATTTATAGACCTGCTACGTCTTGTCATTTTTCTACTTAGAGGTTAGCTAATATGACATGGAAGAGTCCACTAATTCTTATATTATagcccaaaagacttattttcactaAGGTTGcagtgaaaattcaaatttatattcatccatttaaagaaattcaaatacttatttatcaCTTTCTAttagatttttctattaaaactaacaataaaatcgttattttattagaaatatttaaaaattatatttgatcaCATTTCTACCTccaggttttgaaaattgacattttaccATCGCCtcaattttttcagtttaaaaaagtAGCATTTTTCCTCTCAAATCCTTAAATTTCGTTCTTTCTCTTTGACGAGAATTTAGCTATGACGACTTATCTCTGATGACTATCTAGCTACGGTGACTCATCTTTAATAGTTATCTCTTCgtcaataaagataaagagatgaTTGCTAAAGATGAGCTACCATAACTGAATGGTTATCGAAGATGAGTTACCATAGTTGGATTGTCATTAAAGAAGAAGAACGAAACTTAgggatttgaaagaaaaatatcactttttaaaattaaaaaagttgaggctttaatgaaatgttaatttttaaaatctaaaaaaaatgagataaaattatatattttttaatatttttaataaaatgataattttacttttaatcttaacaaaaaattttaataaaaattagatgataaataaatattaaaattttttaaaattaataaatatgagtttgagattttacaACAGTTTAAATGAGAATAAACCTTTTGACTTATATCATATATAGCATATGGTGTATCTCGAGATCTTTAAGAGCCAATGTCAATCGGAATTGACAACGACTTCGGGCTTATAAACACAACGACTTCGGACTTatccaataaaataattgtgATATTGATCAATACCTATGTTTAATTACCAGCTATCCGTCCTTTGCTCCTGTAACATCAGGTGTTGGGTGAACAGGATCCAACGGTGTCAACAGACTTGAGGATAACTACAAGAGGCTAATCAGTTTACACCAGTCATCATGCTCTCGTATTCTACTTGTATACTCTCCTATCaccatctatatataaataaacaaagccATCTCACTTCCAATTCTGTTGTACTTGTGCAAGTAAACTTATCCCCGTTACTTATACAATCTCTAAACGTTACGAAGAGTGATTGGTTCTCTTTTTGTGATTGCATTGAAGTCCCCAGAAACAAGCCAGGACGACCATGTGTGAAGGTTTTGAATTGTCTTCAACTGTAATCTTGATCTTTGCTGCGTTTATTCGTTGGTTTCTGTTCTAAAAGGCTTTTATTTGCCTTCGTTGCAGAAGTTGGCGGTACCGAGTGGGTAATCATAACCATGACTGAACAAGAAGAAGACCTAATTTACAGGATGCACCGACTGGTTGGAGATAGGTAAAGAACTTATCTTCAGAGTTAAGCTTGCTTCTCTATTAATCCCTTTCAGCGTCTTCAATAATACAATTTTCAGGTTTCTTTTTAATCAACATATTCTtgtacttgttttccatttcttGATTGTTAATCGGTAGTTGAGATCATAAACTCCATTTTCCTCTTCAGATTGGTGAGGAGACATTGAAATATCTGCATGTTGTTCGTGTACAAAATATATAATCCGCAAATTCGCGGGTATTGTTTATGATTTCTTATGTGGGTATTGTAGGTGGGATTTGATTGCTGGACGGATACCCGGGAGAAAAGCTGCTGAAATAGAGAGGTTTTGGATTATGAGACAAGGCCAAGTATCTGTGGAGGGAAGAAAGGAGCAGCAGGCCTTGGCCAAAGATGACCCATAGCAGATTACATGATTAAACGATGAACTTTTTATTAAAGTATCTGTAACACGCATCAGGTCAAATAGTAGCAACTTTGGATAAAAATGCATACGATATATCTATTGACAAAACTTGTATAATCTATTGTAAATATGTGATCTATAAGTATTTGTGCCA
Above is a genomic segment from Mangifera indica cultivar Alphonso chromosome 3, CATAS_Mindica_2.1, whole genome shotgun sequence containing:
- the LOC123210780 gene encoding vicilin-like antimicrobial peptides 2-1, which encodes MASAQCYKQCEEQSCNQSNSLGQKMSTEVTSWAHLTHSTTGQTQTQCYAKTQTDCTDQGMAKTQTTHCHSRTLIHESNQETSHGHGCDQTQKISTDQEKAQDHCQTQTHASNGMATCNERNKNRAERKKKRGLFHRIKDRIAGDSSSESESESDDDNSGKRKN
- the LOC123210667 gene encoding transcription factor TRY-like, whose translation is MCEEVGGTEWVIITMTEQEEDLIYRMHRLVGDRWDLIAGRIPGRKAAEIERFWIMRQGQVSVEGRKEQQALAKDDP